The segment TGTAAAAGATAGAGTTCTTCCAGGAGTTTAATACCGGTATGAGGATTTGGTCCTGTTAATATCTTTTCAAGTTCTTCCCGTATACGTTCTGCACTCACTACTTTGATTTGTGGTGCAAGCTGAATAATTGCCCGTCGGGTATCTCCGTGTATATGGAAACCAAAACGGCATGCAAAACGTGCAGCCCGTATCATACGCAGTTTGTCTTCGCTAAACCGCTCAAAAGGATTTCCAATGGTTCGGATAATTCCTTTTTCAATATCTTTTTCCCCTCCGACATAATCGAGTATTTCATTCTTTACCGGGTCATAGAGCAGGCCGTTGATCGTGAAATCCCTTCGTTTTACGTCATCTTCCGGAGTGCTGAATTTTACATAATCGGGATGGCGTCCGTCACTATAAGAGCCTTCTGTACGGAAGGTTGCAACCTCACAGGTGTGTCCGTTTTTTACAACAATAATGACGCCAAACTGTATACCTACAGGGATGGTCTTTTCAAAAAGCCTCATGATGTCATTCGGAAGGGCATTGGTAGCAATATCGTAATCAACGGATTCCTTGCCCATGATCATATCGCGTACACATCCGCCTGCAAAAAAAGCCTTGTAACCACATTTCTGCAAGGTTTTTACTATTTTTACCGCATTTTGTTTTGTCGTTGCATTCATAAAAAACCATCCGATATTGGGTATTTCATGTTATACGAACTGCCGGAACAAAGTAATCTGCCGTTAGAAATATTTTTTTGATGTGGGTTTTTGGTTGAAGTCCGGATGGCGGGTCGTGCAGGTAACCGGACATGCGTGTTGTGGAAAAGTATATGGAGCAAATAAAACGGGTAATATTATCTGTGCATTCGCAGTAAACCAAGATGTGGTTCTTTAAAAGAATAGAGGTTATGAACACTGCCTTCACTTTGGGCAGATTGTGACCGCATTTCAAAACGGAGCGTACCCTCAGACAGCCCCTGATGTAATTCGTGAATGTTTCTGTATCCAAGCTCCTGAAATGAATGCAACAGGCTTTGCATGAGGTATTGAACAAGATGTATAACGGAACCCTTATCAACAACAGTGCCGGATACACCCTGTGAAACCTTTACCCGGTCTTCAGAGGAAAGGTACCTCTTTCCGCCACCTTTTTCCATTGCTTCCTGTGATGCCATACCCCGGTATTTTTTGACGCGCATTCCACCTTCATAAAAATATTCTCCCGGCGATTCGGTCGTTCCGGCAAGCAGGCCACCCATCATGACAGTGCTGGCTCCAAGGGATAACGCCTTTACAATATGACCAATATGTGCTATTCCGCCGTCTGCGATAACAGGGATACCGGCGTGCTCTCTTGAGAATTTTGCAGTATGATAGACCGCTGAACCCTGGGCCCTTCCGACAGCAAGGGTATCTTGGGTAATACAGATAGAACCGCTGCCCATGCCGATGCGAAGTGCATCAACACCGGCATCGATCAATGAACTACATTGTCTTGCGGTTACTACATTTCCTCCTATTACATCAATATGCGGGTATTTACTTTTAATATACCGGATCATATTGATTTGAAAGATGGAATCTCCCTGTGATGAATCAATAACAATGACATCCACACCTGCCCGGGCAAGTTCATCAAGGCGTTCCTTATCCTTTTCATGTGTTGAAAGTGCTGCACCCACAAGGAGTTGTTTATCCTTGTTTTTAGATGCAAGAGGAAAGTCCTCGTTTTTTAACAAATCGGTACGGCTCATAAGGGATACAAGCCTCCCCTGTTTATCAACAATCGGAAGTTTTCCCTTCTTGCTTTCCTTAAGGATTTTGTTGGCTTCCGCCAGAGAAATGCCAGCAGGTGCTGTAACAAGTTGTACAGTCATTACTGCCTTTAGCTTCTTGTTCCTGTCTCCCTCAAAATCGATATCCCGCTTTGTTACGATACCGATAAGTTTTGAATGTAAAGTTCCATCTTCTGTAATTGGAATACCTGAAAAACCGTGAATGTTCTTGATATTATCAACGTCCTTAATCGTATGGTCGGGACTAAGAACAACAGGTTCCGTAATAAATCCATTTTCAAATCTTTTG is part of the Candidatus Jettenia sp. AMX2 genome and harbors:
- a CDS encoding CCA tRNA nucleotidyltransferase codes for the protein MNATTKQNAVKIVKTLQKCGYKAFFAGGCVRDMIMGKESVDYDIATNALPNDIMRLFEKTIPVGIQFGVIIVVKNGHTCEVATFRTEGSYSDGRHPDYVKFSTPEDDVKRRDFTINGLLYDPVKNEILDYVGGEKDIEKGIIRTIGNPFERFSEDKLRMIRAARFACRFGFHIHGDTRRAIIQLAPQIKVVSAERIREELEKILTGPNPHTGIKLLEELYLLQEILPEVSNMKGVPQPENFHPEGDVFTHTLLALSKLKNPSWTLAAGVLFHDIGKTVTFSVTDRIRFNLHEKAGADMATKICDRLKTSNAEKERITWLVLKHLYFKDAKKMRLHKLKRLFAEEGYTELAELCRADALASTGDLSDYYFCQEMYTKLSREEVKPKPFVTGHDLIAMGLKPGPLFRNILTKIQDEQLDGNITTREEALAMVKALISQK
- the guaB gene encoding IMP dehydrogenase, coding for MSPNGLDAKAFFKYQVGITYNDFILLPGHISFPLEEISLETNLTRNIKIKRPVVSSPMDTVTEAKMAISMALLGGIGIIHYNNPIEDQVKEVRLVKRFENGFITEPVVLSPDHTIKDVDNIKNIHGFSGIPITEDGTLHSKLIGIVTKRDIDFEGDRNKKLKAVMTVQLVTAPAGISLAEANKILKESKKGKLPIVDKQGRLVSLMSRTDLLKNEDFPLASKNKDKQLLVGAALSTHEKDKERLDELARAGVDVIVIDSSQGDSIFQINMIRYIKSKYPHIDVIGGNVVTARQCSSLIDAGVDALRIGMGSGSICITQDTLAVGRAQGSAVYHTAKFSREHAGIPVIADGGIAHIGHIVKALSLGASTVMMGGLLAGTTESPGEYFYEGGMRVKKYRGMASQEAMEKGGGKRYLSSEDRVKVSQGVSGTVVDKGSVIHLVQYLMQSLLHSFQELGYRNIHELHQGLSEGTLRFEMRSQSAQSEGSVHNLYSFKEPHLGLLRMHR